The proteins below are encoded in one region of Microbispora sp. NBC_01189:
- a CDS encoding lytic polysaccharide monooxygenase has product MRRALTFLATAMVVIGATVFVASPAQAHGYIVSPASRQAMCAQGRVPNCGDIVYEPQSVEGPKGLRSCSGGNARFAQLDDESRPWPATSVGDTVTFTWTLTARHSTSTWEYYIGGTRIAVFDDHGAQPPAMVTHSVNLGGRTGRQKVLAVWNVADTTNAFYACVDLQVGSGGTPSPSPSPTPQRTPSPSPSPSPSPSASPTRSPSPTPTVPGGTWAAGTAYKVGDRVTYAGVTYRCLQAHTALAGWEPPNVPALWQRV; this is encoded by the coding sequence ATGCGAAGAGCGCTGACCTTCCTCGCGACGGCGATGGTCGTCATCGGTGCCACCGTGTTCGTCGCCTCGCCCGCCCAGGCGCACGGATACATCGTGTCGCCGGCGAGTCGGCAGGCGATGTGCGCGCAGGGCCGCGTCCCCAACTGCGGCGACATCGTGTACGAACCCCAGAGCGTGGAGGGACCGAAGGGGTTGCGCAGCTGCAGTGGCGGCAACGCCCGGTTCGCCCAGCTCGACGACGAGAGCAGGCCCTGGCCCGCGACCAGTGTCGGCGACACCGTCACCTTCACCTGGACGCTGACCGCCCGCCACTCGACGAGCACGTGGGAGTACTACATCGGTGGCACGCGGATCGCCGTCTTCGACGACCACGGCGCGCAGCCGCCGGCCATGGTCACCCACAGCGTGAACCTGGGCGGCCGTACGGGCCGGCAGAAGGTCCTCGCCGTCTGGAACGTGGCCGACACGACGAACGCCTTCTACGCCTGCGTCGACCTCCAGGTCGGTTCGGGCGGGACGCCCAGCCCGAGCCCGTCCCCGACGCCGCAGCGCACCCCCTCGCCGAGCCCTTCTCCCAGTCCTTCTCCCAGCGCCTCTCCCACGCGCAGTCCCTCGCCGACCCCGACCGTTCCGGGCGGCACCTGGGCGGCCGGTACGGCGTACAAGGTGGGAGACCGGGTCACCTACGCAGGCGTGACCTACCGGTGCCTCCAGGCGCACACCGCGCTCGCTGGCTGGGAGCCGCCGAACGTCCCGGCGCTCTGGCAGAGGGTCTGA
- a CDS encoding Ohr family peroxiredoxin yields the protein MSEEVWRATHLPGDRAPGPDYSGPGVEAEITGLMCPDEGRTEDRTEDRTGERPGKAAQPVPAREGGPGQERRGGDGSYDGLYTARASSTLGKVASDDGLLDVRIKAPPELGGPGGETNPEQLLAAAYASCFHNSLTLVAGRQGARTADATVDASVTLRKRGVADDYTISTDLTVRLPGIEPETARRLVDEAHRECPYSRAFTQGAEVHVRVA from the coding sequence ATGAGCGAGGAAGTGTGGCGAGCCACTCATCTGCCGGGCGACCGGGCGCCGGGGCCCGACTATTCGGGCCCCGGAGTGGAGGCGGAGATCACCGGGCTCATGTGCCCGGACGAAGGCCGGACCGAGGACCGGACCGAGGACCGGACCGGCGAGCGGCCCGGTAAGGCGGCGCAGCCAGTCCCGGCCCGGGAAGGCGGGCCCGGGCAGGAGCGGCGCGGCGGCGACGGATCGTACGACGGCCTCTACACTGCCCGCGCCTCGTCCACCCTGGGGAAGGTGGCCTCCGACGACGGCCTGCTCGACGTGCGCATCAAGGCGCCCCCGGAGCTGGGCGGGCCGGGCGGGGAGACCAACCCCGAGCAACTGCTCGCGGCGGCGTACGCGTCGTGCTTCCACAACTCGCTGACCCTGGTCGCCGGGCGGCAGGGCGCCCGGACCGCCGACGCCACCGTCGACGCCTCCGTCACGCTGCGCAAGCGAGGCGTCGCCGACGACTACACGATCAGTACGGACCTGACCGTACGCCTGCCGGGGATCGAGCCCGAGACCGCCCGGCGGCTGGTGGACGAGGCCCACCGCGAGTGCCCGTACTCCCGCGCCTTCACGCAGGGCGCCGAGGTCCACGTCCGCGTCGCCTGA
- a CDS encoding metalloregulator ArsR/SmtB family transcription factor, protein MNDRSNVVAIETADSCMLPVVDADRVESVRRVMPGPETMEDLAQIFGLLSDPGRLRLIAALLEGGEMCVCDLAAATGHSMSAASHALRLLRAHNVVKVRRTGRMAYYRLADSHVRLLFDLAITHITHEEKDRDDE, encoded by the coding sequence GTGAACGACCGTTCAAACGTTGTGGCCATCGAGACCGCCGATTCCTGCATGCTGCCCGTGGTCGACGCGGACCGGGTGGAGAGCGTCAGACGGGTCATGCCGGGCCCGGAGACGATGGAGGACCTGGCGCAGATCTTCGGGCTGCTGTCCGACCCCGGACGGCTGCGGCTGATCGCGGCGCTGCTCGAAGGCGGCGAGATGTGCGTGTGCGACCTCGCCGCGGCCACCGGGCACAGCATGTCCGCGGCGTCCCACGCCCTGCGCCTGCTGCGGGCCCACAACGTGGTGAAGGTCCGGCGCACGGGAAGGATGGCCTACTACCGCCTCGCGGACTCGCATGTGCGACTGCTCTTCGATCTGGCGATCACGCACATCACGCATGAGGAGAAGGACCGGGACGATGAGTGA